The following are encoded together in the Pygocentrus nattereri isolate fPygNat1 chromosome 3, fPygNat1.pri, whole genome shotgun sequence genome:
- the lpcat3 gene encoding lysophospholipid acyltransferase 5 isoform X2 — translation MAAPLLEKVSDYLGSPEPAVRLILSILIGYPFALVYRRFLFHQSASVIHLFHTLSGLSLAIFNFGSQVYHSALCIIVQFLFLRLMGRTVTGVLSSFIFQMAYLLTGYYYTATDEYDIKWTMPHCVLTLKLIGLSLDYYDGGKDPSQLSAEQKQGALSSTPSLLEVCGFSYFYGGFLVGPQFTLRNYQSLVSREMSDCPGQVPNSAIPALKRFSLGLVFLAIFAVCGPYYPDSYYLTDEFEAQPFWYRCVFILLWAKVNLYKYVSCWLITEGVCILTGLGYNGRSKTGEPQWDACANMRVWMFETTPLFTGTINSFNINTNAWVARHIFKRLKFLGNKMVSQMATLLFLAIWHGLHSGYILCFTMEFIIVNVERQAQALVKDSPTLTAITNGPFYPLIYVVQQFIHWLFMGYPLVPFCLFTYDKWLKVYSSVYFCGHLLFFSAVLILPYLRKALVPRKAKSDKKEN, via the exons ATGGCAGCTCCCTTGCTGGAGAAAGTCTCGGATTATTTAGGCTCGCCTGAGCCGGCGGTCCGCCTGATTCTGTCGATTTTAATAG GTTATCCCTTTGCACTGGTGTACCGACGGTTCCTGTTTCATCAGTCAGCATCTGTCATTCATCTGTTCCACACTCTCTCAGGGCTGTCCCTGGCCATTTTTAACTTTG ggtctCAGGTCTATCACTCCGCATTATGCATAATCGTCCAGTTCCTCTTCCTGAGGCTCATGGGAAGGACGGTGACGGGCGTACTGAGCAGCTTTATCTTTCAGATG GCGTACCTGTTGACCGGTTATTACTACACGGCCACAGACGAGTACGATATAAAGTGGACGATGCCTCACTGCGTCCTCACGCTCAAGCTCATCG GTTTATCGCTTGATTACTACGACGGTGGAAAAGACCCA TCTCAGCTGAGCGCGGAGCAGAAGCAGGGCGCTCTCTCCTCCACTCCGTCTCTGCTGGAGGTTTGTGGTTTCTCTTATTTCTACGGCGGATTCCTGGTAGGGCCCCAGTTCACCCTGCGCAACTACCAGAGCCTGGTGTCCAGAGAAATGAGCGACTGCCCTGGCCAGGTGCCCAACAG CGCGATCCCGGCCTTGAAGCGCTTCTCTTTGGGTTTGGTCTTCCTGGCCATCTTCGCGGTATGTGGGCCGTACTATCCAGACAGCTACTACCTTACGGACGAGTTTGAG GCCCAGCCGTTCTGGTACAGGTGTGTGTTTATCCTTCTGTGGGCGAAAGTGAACCTGTACAAATACGTCAGCTGCTGGCTCATAACG GAGGGGGTGTGTATTCTCACCGGGCTGGGCTATAACGGCCGCAGTAAGACGGGGGAGCCGCAGTGGGACGCCTGCGCCAACATGAGGGTGTGGATGTTTGAAACCACGCCGCTCTTCACAGGAACCATCAACTCCTTCAACATCAACACTAACGCCTGGGTGGCCAG GCACATCTTTAAGAGGTTGAAGTTCCTGGGTAATAAGATGGTGTCTCAGATGGCGACGCTGCTGTTCCTGGCGATCTGGCACGGCCTGCACTCGGGCTACATTCTCTGCTTCACCATGGAGTTCATCATCGTTAACGTGGAGCGGCAG GCCCAGGCGCTGGTGAAGGACAGCCCCACTCTAACGGCCATCACAAACGGCCCCTTCTATCCTCTCATTTACGTGGTCCAGCAGTTCATCCACTGGCTCTTCATGGGCTATCCACTAGTGCCCTTCTGCCTGTTCACTTACGACAAGTGGCTCAAG gTTTATTCGTCGGTGTATTTCTGCGGTCatctccttttcttctctgctGTTCTTATCCTACCTTACCTCCGGAAGGCACTGGTGCCACGGAAAGCAAAGAGCGACAAAAAGGAGAACTAG
- the lpcat3 gene encoding lysophospholipid acyltransferase 5 isoform X1 yields MAAPLLEKVSDYLGSPEPAVRLILSILIGYPFALVYRRFLFHQSASVIHLFHTLSGLSLAIFNFAGSQVYHSALCIIVQFLFLRLMGRTVTGVLSSFIFQMAYLLTGYYYTATDEYDIKWTMPHCVLTLKLIGLSLDYYDGGKDPSQLSAEQKQGALSSTPSLLEVCGFSYFYGGFLVGPQFTLRNYQSLVSREMSDCPGQVPNSAIPALKRFSLGLVFLAIFAVCGPYYPDSYYLTDEFEAQPFWYRCVFILLWAKVNLYKYVSCWLITEGVCILTGLGYNGRSKTGEPQWDACANMRVWMFETTPLFTGTINSFNINTNAWVARHIFKRLKFLGNKMVSQMATLLFLAIWHGLHSGYILCFTMEFIIVNVERQAQALVKDSPTLTAITNGPFYPLIYVVQQFIHWLFMGYPLVPFCLFTYDKWLKVYSSVYFCGHLLFFSAVLILPYLRKALVPRKAKSDKKEN; encoded by the exons ATGGCAGCTCCCTTGCTGGAGAAAGTCTCGGATTATTTAGGCTCGCCTGAGCCGGCGGTCCGCCTGATTCTGTCGATTTTAATAG GTTATCCCTTTGCACTGGTGTACCGACGGTTCCTGTTTCATCAGTCAGCATCTGTCATTCATCTGTTCCACACTCTCTCAGGGCTGTCCCTGGCCATTTTTAACTTTG cagggtctCAGGTCTATCACTCCGCATTATGCATAATCGTCCAGTTCCTCTTCCTGAGGCTCATGGGAAGGACGGTGACGGGCGTACTGAGCAGCTTTATCTTTCAGATG GCGTACCTGTTGACCGGTTATTACTACACGGCCACAGACGAGTACGATATAAAGTGGACGATGCCTCACTGCGTCCTCACGCTCAAGCTCATCG GTTTATCGCTTGATTACTACGACGGTGGAAAAGACCCA TCTCAGCTGAGCGCGGAGCAGAAGCAGGGCGCTCTCTCCTCCACTCCGTCTCTGCTGGAGGTTTGTGGTTTCTCTTATTTCTACGGCGGATTCCTGGTAGGGCCCCAGTTCACCCTGCGCAACTACCAGAGCCTGGTGTCCAGAGAAATGAGCGACTGCCCTGGCCAGGTGCCCAACAG CGCGATCCCGGCCTTGAAGCGCTTCTCTTTGGGTTTGGTCTTCCTGGCCATCTTCGCGGTATGTGGGCCGTACTATCCAGACAGCTACTACCTTACGGACGAGTTTGAG GCCCAGCCGTTCTGGTACAGGTGTGTGTTTATCCTTCTGTGGGCGAAAGTGAACCTGTACAAATACGTCAGCTGCTGGCTCATAACG GAGGGGGTGTGTATTCTCACCGGGCTGGGCTATAACGGCCGCAGTAAGACGGGGGAGCCGCAGTGGGACGCCTGCGCCAACATGAGGGTGTGGATGTTTGAAACCACGCCGCTCTTCACAGGAACCATCAACTCCTTCAACATCAACACTAACGCCTGGGTGGCCAG GCACATCTTTAAGAGGTTGAAGTTCCTGGGTAATAAGATGGTGTCTCAGATGGCGACGCTGCTGTTCCTGGCGATCTGGCACGGCCTGCACTCGGGCTACATTCTCTGCTTCACCATGGAGTTCATCATCGTTAACGTGGAGCGGCAG GCCCAGGCGCTGGTGAAGGACAGCCCCACTCTAACGGCCATCACAAACGGCCCCTTCTATCCTCTCATTTACGTGGTCCAGCAGTTCATCCACTGGCTCTTCATGGGCTATCCACTAGTGCCCTTCTGCCTGTTCACTTACGACAAGTGGCTCAAG gTTTATTCGTCGGTGTATTTCTGCGGTCatctccttttcttctctgctGTTCTTATCCTACCTTACCTCCGGAAGGCACTGGTGCCACGGAAAGCAAAGAGCGACAAAAAGGAGAACTAG